The genome window GCTCAGACCGTTGGTAAATTTTTTTATAGAAACGTTTGTTTTGTTAAATTTAAGTAAACTGGTGCGGAGAATCAGATCAAATGTCACACTTTAGCCAAATTAAAACTCAAATTCGGAATCTTTCTTCTTTGAAAGCTGCGCTCAGCGACATGGATATTAGCTGGAAAGAAGGTCCAGCAACCGTTCGCGGTTATCAAGGACAAACTCATAGCGCAGAAGTGGTCATCGAACAACAGAACCAATACGATGTTGGTTTCCGTTGGAATGGCAGCGAATATGAACTGGTTGCTGATTTACAGTATTGGCAACAACCCTTAACCGTGAATGGCTTCCTCAATCAAGTGAGCCAACGCTATGCTTACCACACCGTTATGAATACTACTGCGGACGAAGGGTTCCAAGTTGCAGAAGAACAAAAAAATAAAGATGGTTCCATTCGTCTTGTTGTTCAACGCTGGAGTGCGTAATGTCTGACTCAGAAAATCCCAACCGTTCCGGGCTAGAACCCGAATTAGGGGGTATTTTACGTCATAATCCCAACCGTTCCGGTTACGAACCTGAGTTAGGGGGACTGTTTCGAGAGAAGGGAGTTTATGTGGATGAGTTAACTTGCATTGGTTGCAAACACTGCGCTCATACCGCACAAAATACCTTCTATATTGAACCGGAATACGGTCGGGCACGGGCCATTCGTCAAGATGGGGATACAGAGGACGTTATTCAAGAAGCCATTGATACTTGTCCGGTTAACTGTATCCACTGGGTTGACTATAAAAAACTGAAAGAACTGGAAGCAGAACGGGAATTCCAAGTAATTCCAGTCGCTGGTTTTCCAGTCAGTAAAGGCGTAATTGCTGCCCAACAAAGACGCTTGCAAAAGCAACGTCACAAGCAACAAAAACCTTCTTGAGCGATTATTCACAGTAATATATGGTAGAAGCGTTTCCCTTAAGCGTTTCTACCATTATTTATTTTTCGTTAACTTCAACGAATTAATGTTAATTTTCAACAGCGTTTTCTGGTAATTCAGCGAATTTTAGGGATTAAGACCCATTGGCTGGATCCGATGAGAGTGGTAGAAGCGAGAAATCCGGTTGGTCGAATTCCCAGCCTCAAGATTACTTACATTGATGAAACAATGAGAATTGGTCGCGGTGGCGATGAGAGTTTATTTATTCTCACCCGAGAGTGAAGGCACTCTTGAAAGTATTTTCTTTGGCTTCCTGATCTCATTTTGATCCGTTACAATACTTGACAACTATTGAGAATTCAATGTGTTACCGGTTGAGATTCCTCTAAATATAAAATTGATTGACAGTTTAGGTTGGAGACCGAACCCAAGGTATTGCCCTCTGTGGGAATGGCTGAAATACAATTAAGTTAGCTTTAGGAAAATTTCGGTCAATGCGATGAACCCGACCATTGAACAAGCGCAAACGATTCTGAATCAGCAAACAATTACCGAAACTGGCCCCGGAACAATTCTCCAAGACTTCCAAACCTTTCTCAACTTACTGCAAGATGAGGGAATCGAAGTCAGTGGCAAACATAGTTTGTTTCCCCTCAAACACTTAGCAGCCTTAAATGCCCAATTAACTGAACCGACGCAACTCGATTTAAAGAGACCCGTTCAGAAATCTTATCCTGCCTTAAATGGAATTTACTTACTGTTAAGAACCACGGGCTTAGTTGTTGTTGTTTCCGAGAAGAGAAAACAAAAGTTAGTACTTGATGAAGCCACTTATCAACTCTGGAATCAACTGAATGCAACCGAACAATATTTCACATTATTAGAAGCGTGGCTGGTTCACGCCAGTGATGAAACGATTGGCGAACGGGATCAATCTCCCACCTTGTTTCACTGTCTTCGCTTTTGGCAAATGTTAAACCGAGACGAGATTCAATTGACCAAGGAGTTAGAAGGCTATTTTGCCTTTCGTTACACACCAGGTTGGCACAATCTTGCCTTATTCGATTTATTTGGTTTAATGAGAGTTGAGCAAGGAAAACCTGAGGAAGGGAAAGGTTGGCGGGTGCAGCGTCTTGAAAAAAATGC of Cyanobacteria bacterium GSL.Bin1 contains these proteins:
- a CDS encoding plasmid pRiA4b ORF-3 family protein; translation: MNPTIEQAQTILNQQTITETGPGTILQDFQTFLNLLQDEGIEVSGKHSLFPLKHLAALNAQLTEPTQLDLKRPVQKSYPALNGIYLLLRTTGLVVVVSEKRKQKLVLDEATYQLWNQLNATEQYFTLLEAWLVHASDETIGERDQSPTLFHCLRFWQMLNRDEIQLTKELEGYFAFRYTPGWHNLALFDLFGLMRVEQGKPEEGKGWRVQRLEKNAYGKGILTVLGLALLGDESSFPVSSLWQEIVNLEPVIRFGKLQTLFQPYFPQWQNNLVVEPDDSTQGVYLFKVSLGKPWRRIAIPSFLCLDDLAEAILDAFKFSDDHLYQFIGQQSTGKTLMINHPFLEDPPCTDEFLVEALPLKVGQTMTFLFDLGSRWEFKLTLEEIQPLTQDCKQPQLLHASGQAPEQYDFHEEWD
- a CDS encoding DUF1257 domain-containing protein, with the protein product MSHFSQIKTQIRNLSSLKAALSDMDISWKEGPATVRGYQGQTHSAEVVIEQQNQYDVGFRWNGSEYELVADLQYWQQPLTVNGFLNQVSQRYAYHTVMNTTADEGFQVAEEQKNKDGSIRLVVQRWSA
- a CDS encoding ferredoxin, with the protein product MSDSENPNRSGLEPELGGILRHNPNRSGYEPELGGLFREKGVYVDELTCIGCKHCAHTAQNTFYIEPEYGRARAIRQDGDTEDVIQEAIDTCPVNCIHWVDYKKLKELEAEREFQVIPVAGFPVSKGVIAAQQRRLQKQRHKQQKPS